AGTAGAATCATAGGCCTGTCAGTGGGGAAGAATCGAGGGCGGCCTCTATTAACATTGGAATACATTTGTAAGCCCTACTTACACCTTCAAATTATGGTGACCACGATGGAggaatgcaaatttcccttgcaacaccaatcagcagctcctctctactgcgctctgctggatgcttgtcttcactcaaaCAGCTAGGGTCTTTCGCTCAggaacaccttcaagttagggtgaccacgacggcggtatgcaaatttcccttgcaataccaatcagcagctctgctgccctctgctgggtttcactcgaacagctagggtctttatctcaggtacaccttcaagttagagtgaccacgacggaggtatgcacatttcccttgattatttacatgactatgtacatgagtctAATGtatttacacaggaaggtgcctggtgccgagaaataggctgtcacaccaacaacgaaatgaacattatatacaaactactggaacgatgaaacaggataacagaacagatcaaagagtccaacattgtaaaactcataagtcaagtctggtTGATTCTGGTTGATcgtcagggtggcacatcactcgtcgcctggatcaatgctgtgcaccaacagtggctggtggttttgattcggggacagcctgttctttgttataacagcgactcgaaaaggctccctcaggtcctcggtgtcactggtctgcgggaagtcggaatcggacttggttTGGGTGTAGGCTTGTTGCAGAGTTCTTCGAAGGTctgtttcatttcctggttcaatttgaggcattgtgctgtcatcccaggtgaaggaaggttgttttacagctttaaaagattatttttttgatttgggacgtttcccctttaaatgggcatggtctggggcctctgccgtcatgacgcgcgtgacgtagacgtaggaggcgtttgcacatgcgcagattggggttcctttactgatggccgtttttgtgatcgcgcaactgcgcaagtgcagtccctttagaaagatggccgccaaccaaaatcgttctctgctctgggatttcggcctcgaggtgagtactggcgcttctcttatctttccttgctggttggagtgtgctttcctgacagtatttgccgaatttgtccaggactgcctggaagtcgctcctgttttgccccttggagaacttgaattttttaaagcttTCTTCTGCTCTggtaccggcgatggtgaggagaagctctgttttttctggatcggccaggtcttctagtttggctgccagcaggaagatttcaaacttttgccggattgcccgccagttttcgcggagatcgccgtggcacttaaccccacttaaccttttttgggcactaagggcaatttggcatagccaatccacataaactgcacatctttggactgtgtgaggaaaccggagcacccggagagaacgtgcagattctgcacagacagtgacccaagcagggaattgaacctgggactctggagctgtgaagcaattgtgctaaccactatgctaccgtgctgcccaaatgaggAGAGTAATGGGATTATACTGGGTTATGGAGAGGGCAATTAGATTATACTGAGTTATGGGGAGGGTAATGGCATTTTACTGGATAATGGAGAGTGTACTGGGATTATATTGGGTTATGGAGAGTACTGGGATTATACTGGTTTTTGGAGTGTGAACTGGGATTATACTGGGTTATGGAGAGTATACGGGGATTATAGTGCATTATGGGGAGTGCACTGGGGATTATACTGagttggtgttggggtgagggagtgaaAAGAAGCTTTTGGAGCATATTGTGAAATGTTTACGAAACAAATCCTACGCAGTGTTTCTAATTCTAGGCAATTTGTTTTCGCACGGAATAGCTCAGTTTTGAGGGAGTTGAGTTGACGCTCCGCTCCGCTCCTCTCCCTGACTGCCCGACCTTGGAGCCAGACAGCGGATCGAAATTCACATTGAAATGAGCCAATCAGAATACAGCATTTCTCCTGCAATTGATTGGTTCATTTCGAGAGAATGGACCTATCGCGATGCGAGTTTAAAGACCAATCAGAGGTATGATTTGCGACCAATCGGAGGAAAGTTCGTCCCCTTGGGTGGCGGCGGGGGCGACGTCACGTCACCGCGTCGGCACGTCCGGGGTATAAATGGCGAGATTGGCCTCGGCTCGCGGACTATAGCGAGTTCGAGCGGCGAGTGGGTTTGAAAGAGGAGGTAAGTGCTGCTGGCGGGCGGATGGCCACTGCAGATCGCCAAATAGACCGGGTTTTTAGGGGTGGGAGGAGGATTTATATTCCGTGCGTGTTGATGGCCCCGGGGCAGTTTTTGCTGCTGGTTTAATTGGTGGGAAGGTGAAATTATGCCGGGATCAACTCCAGTGTCTCTGAGACAAAATGGCGGTGGAATCGAGAATAACACTCTTTGTCCCACAGCGCTCGGGACAAAGGTAACGGCAGCAGAGAGCGGACTGGGAGAGAGAAGTGAAAGTTTCTGCTACTCAACTATGGCTTGTATTTTCCCATAATCCGCGTTCGcttctccccctcgcctcccccctttgccctcgcctccccctttaccctcgcctccccctttaccctcgcctccccccattaccctcgcctcccccctttaccctcgcctcccccctttaccctcgcctcccccctttaccctcgcctccccccattaccctcgcctccccccattaccctcgcctccccccattaccctcgcctcccccctttaccctcgcctcccccctttaccctcgcctcccccctttaccctcgcctcccccctttaccctcgcctcccccctttaccctcgcctcccccctttaccctcgcctccccctttttccctcgcctccccctttttccctcgcctccccctttttccctcgcctccccctttttccctcgcctccccctttttccctcgcctcccccttttACCCTCGCCTCCCCCTTTTACCCTCGCCTCCCCCTTTTACCCTCGCCTCCCCCTTTTACCCTCGCCTCCCCCTTTTACCCTCGCCTCCCCCTTTTACCCTCGCCTCCCCCTTTTACCCTCGCCTCCCCCTTTTACCCTCGCCTCCCCCTTTTACCCTCGCCTCCCCCTTTTACCCTCGCCTCCCCCTTTTACCCTCGCCTCCCCCTTTTACCCTCGCCTCCCCCTTTTACCCTCGCCTCCCCCTTTTACCCTCGCCTCCCCCTTTTACCCTCGCCTCCCCCTTTTACCCTCGCCTCCCCCTTTTACCCTCGCCTCCCCCTTTTACCCTCGCCTCCCCCTTTTACCCTCGCCTCCCCCTTTTACCCTCGCCTCCCCCTTTTACCCTCGCCtccccttgccctcgcctcccccttgccctcgcctcccccttgccctcgcctcccccttgccctcgcctcccccttgccctcgcctccccttgccctcgcctccccttgccctcgcctccccttgccctcgcctccccttgccctcgcctccccttgccctcgcctccccttgccctcgcctccccttgccctcgcctccccttgccctcgcctcccccttgccctcgcctcccccttgccctcgcctcccccttgccctcgcctcccccttgccctcgcctcccccttgccctcgcctcccccttgccctcgcctcccccttgccctcgcctcccccttgccctcgcctcccccttgccctcgcctcccccttgccctcgcctcccccttgccctcgcctcccccttgccctcgcctcccccttgccctcgcctcccccttgccctcgcctcccccttgccctcgcctcccccttgccctcgcctcccccttgccctcgcctcccccttgccctcgcctcccccttgccctcgcctcccccttgccctcgcctcccccttgccctcgcctcccccttgccctcgcctcccccttgccctcgcctcccccttgccctcgcctcccccttgccctcgcctcccccttgccctcgcctcccccttgccctcgcctcccccttgccctcgcctcccccttgccctcgcctcccccttgccctcgcctcccccttgccctcgcctcccccttgccctcgcctcccccttgccctcgcctcccccttgccctcgcctcccccttgccctcgcctcccccttgccctcgcctcccccttggCCTCGCCTCCCCCTTGGcctcgcctcccccttgccctcgcctcccccttgccctcgcctcccccttgccctcgcctcccccttgccctcgcctcccccttgccctcgcctcccccttgccctcgcctcccccttgccctcgcctcccccttgccctcgcctcccccttgccctcgcctcccccttgccctcgcctcccccttgccctcgcctccccccttgccctcgcctccccccttgccctcgcctccccccttgccctcgcctccccccttgccctcgcctccccccttgccctcgcctcccccctttaccctcgcctcccccccttaccctcgcctcccccccttgccctcgcctccccgTTTGCCCCTCAAACCACCTGCCCCTAATGCACCCCCACTCTGCGCTTTGCCCTCCTGCTTCCCAGCAATATTTCATCATTTGTGACATTTGGTTGAGGGCGGTTGAGAAAAATACTTTGTTCTTATGTGGTTCTCGTTATCTCTGTGACAGCTTAAAGCAACATGGCTCGAACAAAACAGACAGCCCGTAAGTCTACAGGGGGTAAAGCACCCAGGAAACAGCTGGCAACCAAAGCGGCACGAAAGAGTGCACCATCTACTGGTGGAGTGAAGAAGCCTCATCGTTACAGGTACTGAAATGGGTACAATGCAAATCTACAGTCAATTCGCTGCTTAGAATTTGTTAAAGTGAAATCTGGTGGAATTTGAGACTCTGATGATTTGTTAAGTTTTTCCTTGCTGGAATGCAGCTCGTCTGTTTCTCGTTTTTTCGAGTCTTGTTTTTGGACAATGAccattgatggagacagtgttcaTGTCCTGCCTTGTTGAGTGAGTGCTTCATACAGACATCCTCACACTATCTTGTGAGAATTTGCTTTTATACCTCGCCTTGTTTTGTTCTAGTGCCTATCCACAAAGATGGTTTCTGTTAGGACAAGCtcaatggggctgaatggcctaatcctgttcctatggATCAAGAGTTTTCAGTTGTCATAATTGAAGTCTGATCTGTTTGTAATCTAAAAATGCAGGAAGCACTCAACAGTTGAGCAGTATCTGTGAAGAGAGCAGCAGTTAGTGCCATGTTTGAGCCTGTTATTCTCAATGAATAGTCTTGAGATTGGACTGTAATACAACCTATCACAACTGTTCCCATTATCAACCGTGTTCTAACATAGAATTTGGAAATTTTATTCCGTCACCTGTTTTTGCTTTACTCAGGCCTGGCACTGTTGCTCTGAGAGAAATTAGACGATATCAGAAATCCACAGAGTTGCTGAttcgcaaactgcccttccagcgtCTGGTGCGTGAGATTGCACAGGATTTCAAAACTGATCTGAGATTCCAGAGTGCTGCGATTGGTGCACTACAGGTAGGTAGTTACTTCTGCAGGGGTGGCTATGTACTGTGGGGTTGCAGGTGGACTCCACATCCTCCGTATCAAGATTGAATCAGATGCACTGCATGGACAATTGCTCTTATCGGCTCCTGGACGATATCCAGTGTGACAGTGATCCAGATAAATGCTCTTAATATACTTTTTTACTCGGAAATATTATTTAATTTGCAGCACAACAATAACCTGTTTGTCCCAACTGGGTGAAGCCAATGTCTTTATGCAGAGTTGTATGAGAAAACCgacattgggggggcgggggggggggggggggggagaacaggatcAACCGTGCATACCATGGTGTTATGGTTTGAACAAAGTCTGGTTGACAGTGAAGTTTATGACTTAAGTTGAAAGGTTGTTGGTGCTTTGTGTGTATTCTGAATCCAACACGAGCAAAATGGTGGGGCAGCTTAATCAAAACTGAGTGTTTTAATTTTATATGTTAAAGTTGATGCTTTTCCCCCATATGAAATGTACAACGTTGTGTTTAACAGGAAGCAAGTGAGGCGTACCTGGTCGGTCTCTTTGAAGATACAAACTTGTGCGCCATCCATGCCAAGCGAGTAACCATCATGCCAAAGGATATTCAGCTAGCTCGCAGGATACGTGGCGAAAGAGCCTAATTGGAGAATGCTCGTTCCATCAGCAATGGAAAGCGGGACCTTTTTTAATATAACAGATTTTACAGATATTGTCAGGGTATGGACTTTTAAGGAGTGAAAATGTGCAAATGGAATATGTGGTATTCACTGTTTTTATTAAATTTTCTAAAGTTTAATAGGGTGGGTGGTTAAACTGGGAGGGGAGCCCTTACTGTAATCTTCAAAATAAATTAAACCGTGGCTAAATTGGAACAGATCTGTTTCCACTTGTCATTCGCATGAGGTGCCAGTGGAAAATCCCCATTGCTCCTCAAGCACTTGAGTTATGTTTTTTGTTTTGTATTATGCTTGAGTTTTCTATCAGACTATTTCCTAGAGCATTTTGTACTAGTCAACTGAAAGGAATGCACTGGGAAAAATGCTTCCTAAATATTGTGTCATTCCGTTGGTAACTCAGGAGGAATTGATGCAGTCTTACACCAAGTAAATTGCATTGATCTTTTGTACATCAAGCTGGAGTGTACAGCTTGGCAGCTACTACCTATTTATGCATTGTTTTTCACGTTATCAATCTGtttgttttttgggggggaagTTGTTAATTCGTCTCATTAACTTGTTTATGGACTCGTTGCTTTTTGTTCTCATTGGGATAATGCAGATAGGGGCTAGTTTGAATTTTGGATTGAATAGGTAGTCTGTGCAGTTCTCATAACTGAATGTTTAGCTGTTAGTTTGCTGAATGGGATTCGTTGTTGGAGATGGTAAAATGCTGCTCCCTTGTGATGTGTTCCTGCTTATACTGGGGGCTGATTGTACATCTGGGAATTATATTGCATTAGTTTTTGGTGATATCCCATGGGCTGTGATTGCAACAATGCAGTTGCCTGTCTTATCCTGTCACAATAACTTACAGGTAGATTGTGGTAGTATTGTTTTGGTGTACAAAGGTATATTTAACTGTACTTGGTGTTGCTGACAATACTGTTTGATGGGACGGATCTTGGCACTTTGCCAATAGATGAGGTTTTTCCCAGAATACTTCCAAAGGATTAAGCTCAGCATTGCAAGGTTCAgcccttctgacactgcagcagtgTTGCTGTTTATCAACATAAGGGGGCTTTTTCACCTCAGTGGTGTCAAGGAGTTTGTGCAGCTAGTATTGGGGTTTTCACTTGGTTGATGGTTGAAGATTGGGCCCCAGTGTAGACCTCTGAGTAACATCGGTACAAGGGCAATTTGCTAGGGAGTGACAACGATGTGCTCCCAttccacatgatttccccccccccccccccctgaatggTCTCATCCAAGGAAGGGTAAAGGTGCTACATTAATTCCTGTTGGACCATTACTTGGGACCACTTTGCCATCTAAAGTAACCTTGTCCTCAAACGTGGCCTGGAGAATATTTGTAGTCTGCTTCATGTATTGCCCTGGCCTGAACAAATGGATGTTGACTGCCATGCATTCACTGCTCTTAGCCTCTTGTTCAGCGTAAAAGAGGGATGTTGACGCAGTTATCAGTCTCCACAAAGAAAATAATATTCCAGTTACTTTCATT
This region of Scyliorhinus torazame isolate Kashiwa2021f chromosome 18, sScyTor2.1, whole genome shotgun sequence genomic DNA includes:
- the LOC140395328 gene encoding histone H3.3A, which gives rise to MARTKQTARKSTGGKAPRKQLATKAARKSAPSTGGVKKPHRYRPGTVALREIRRYQKSTELLIRKLPFQRLVREIAQDFKTDLRFQSAAIGALQEASEAYLVGLFEDTNLCAIHAKRVTIMPKDIQLARRIRGERA